A section of the Cuniculiplasma divulgatum genome encodes:
- a CDS encoding FAD-binding oxidoreductase, translated as MGDQENYLIVGAGSTGTSIAYHLASAGQEVTVIEENAVAAGNTGKSSALVRTHYSNRIIAEMSLYSLKFFENFNSIGYSGFTKTGMIFPFDEKYADVARDNVAMLRDIGVNEQEIAPADIRKFYPDVNLDGYDYVTYEPDSGYADPVSTANSFMSRAKELGANLILKKSVRSVESTGSGPKVELSDGTKIRGKKIILATNVWTNDILARSGISPQKLLPITASMHSIIYLRRPEEYRGPKPTLWDPHQLAYYKMEGSSITAVGSLDPAVDEQSVDIHSNLPETADQNYIEEYLPRIAKRLPSMGKATLISTLNGLYDMSPDGQVICDELSSEGLDSVYVFAGLSGHGFKLSPAYGRMVADMLMEREPEECEFDWRPFGRERFRTGKLITSRYSEIGTIY; from the coding sequence ATGGGAGATCAAGAAAATTACCTCATAGTAGGTGCAGGGAGCACTGGCACCAGCATTGCATATCACCTTGCATCAGCGGGCCAGGAAGTGACAGTGATCGAGGAAAATGCTGTGGCTGCTGGAAACACTGGAAAATCAAGTGCGCTTGTTCGAACTCATTACAGTAACCGTATAATTGCAGAGATGTCGCTGTACTCACTGAAATTCTTTGAAAATTTCAACTCCATCGGTTATTCGGGATTCACAAAGACTGGCATGATTTTCCCATTCGATGAGAAATATGCGGACGTCGCCAGAGACAATGTTGCAATGCTCAGGGATATTGGGGTAAACGAGCAGGAAATTGCCCCTGCGGACATAAGAAAGTTCTATCCTGACGTGAATCTGGATGGCTACGATTACGTCACATACGAGCCGGACAGTGGCTATGCTGACCCGGTGTCAACAGCAAATTCATTCATGTCCAGGGCTAAAGAACTCGGTGCGAACCTTATCCTCAAGAAGAGTGTCCGGTCTGTTGAATCCACCGGGAGTGGCCCCAAAGTGGAACTCAGCGACGGGACAAAAATAAGAGGAAAGAAAATAATTCTCGCTACAAATGTCTGGACCAACGATATCCTGGCTCGCTCAGGGATTTCTCCTCAGAAACTTTTACCCATAACTGCATCGATGCATTCCATAATCTACCTGAGAAGACCTGAGGAGTACCGTGGACCTAAACCCACTCTCTGGGACCCGCATCAGCTTGCTTATTACAAGATGGAGGGGTCCAGTATTACCGCTGTGGGGAGTCTGGACCCTGCAGTTGATGAGCAATCCGTGGATATCCATTCCAATCTTCCGGAGACAGCAGACCAGAACTATATTGAAGAGTACCTGCCAAGAATCGCCAAAAGGCTTCCCTCAATGGGGAAAGCAACCCTGATATCCACACTTAATGGACTGTATGACATGAGTCCTGATGGACAGGTTATATGTGATGAACTGTCATCTGAAGGGCTTGATTCAGTGTATGTATTTGCCGGCCTCAGTGGACACGGATTCAAGCTGAGTCCCGCCTATGGTAGAATGGTTGCGGATATGCTCATGGAAAGGGAGCCGGAAGAATGTGAGTTTGACTGGCGGCCTTTCGGCAGGGAGCGATTCAGGACAGGCAAGCTGATAACTTCCCGTTATTCCGAGATAGGAACCATATACTGA
- a CDS encoding heme o synthase: MQNKFYGMGTMEKAMVYVRFTKPKVWGLLVFVGAMSAIIAIPTFNFGYLSLLTAVIVALAAGSAGAESLTNYLDRDIDSRMLRTNRRPMVTGAVTPTSALVNGSELIAISIAIPLAMNRFIAAGFMAAGVADNVLVYSYLLKRKTPWSVILGGFSGGIPVLVGWYMISTVSSFIPWFLFSLVIVWIPIHIWSLAYMYRDDYARAGVPMLPVVYSDRVSADCISFSAILLVLFSFIPVLFGGAKLLYIILIGIPAVPVLIYIVRFLRKPDRKSSFSLFKYSSPYLTVVFIIFALLRFL, translated from the coding sequence ATGCAAAACAAATTCTATGGTATGGGCACGATGGAAAAAGCCATGGTTTATGTTAGGTTTACAAAGCCAAAAGTCTGGGGTCTCCTGGTCTTTGTAGGAGCCATGTCTGCCATTATTGCCATCCCCACCTTCAATTTTGGGTATCTGTCGCTGCTGACTGCCGTTATAGTTGCACTTGCTGCCGGCTCAGCCGGAGCCGAGTCCCTGACAAACTATCTGGATCGGGACATAGATTCAAGAATGCTGAGAACAAACCGCAGGCCCATGGTAACAGGTGCTGTGACACCCACTTCAGCACTGGTTAATGGCTCGGAGCTTATAGCAATTTCAATTGCCATACCCCTGGCCATGAACAGATTCATTGCAGCTGGCTTCATGGCTGCCGGGGTGGCAGATAATGTGCTCGTTTACAGTTATCTTCTCAAACGGAAGACCCCGTGGAGCGTAATATTAGGAGGATTCTCCGGAGGCATACCTGTACTGGTAGGATGGTACATGATCTCCACTGTTTCTTCGTTCATTCCCTGGTTCCTCTTCTCACTGGTGATTGTATGGATACCTATCCATATCTGGAGTCTTGCATACATGTACCGTGACGATTACGCCCGTGCCGGTGTGCCAATGCTTCCTGTTGTTTACTCAGACCGTGTTTCTGCTGACTGCATTTCGTTCTCGGCAATCCTGCTTGTATTGTTTTCCTTTATCCCTGTCTTGTTTGGAGGAGCGAAATTACTTTACATAATCCTGATTGGCATTCCGGCAGTCCCAGTGCTGATCTACATTGTCCGATTCCTGAGAAAACCTGACAGGAAAAGTTCATTCTCACTATTCAAGTATTCCAGCCCATATCTGACAGTGGTGTTCATAATATTCGCATTACTGAGATTTCTTTGA